From Aristaeella lactis, the proteins below share one genomic window:
- a CDS encoding DEAD/DEAH box helicase — MDNNTTISFESMDLSSEILRAVQAMGFKEPSTVQAKTIPLMMEGQDINAIAPTGTGKTCAFGIPMLEYVQLKDSRVQEIVLAPTRELALQIGEELTKLAKFIDGVRIAVIYGGQSISRQITALKRKPQIVIATPGRLLDHMQRGNIRLDAVHTMVLDEADEMLNMGFVKDVTKIIEATPSDRQLVLFSATTNQDVLTIAWKYQHDPVEITIEATKADRPQITQYVIATEQDQKTDHLLYLLDADVYQRIMIFCNTKFMTDKLTSRLVKEGYNAQCLHGDIPQSKRNTVMNDFKRGKFPILVSTDVAARGIDVDDVEAVINYDLPNENEYYLHRIGRTGRAHKHGVSFSLVTFRESVRMDEILKYMLTAPTPLKFEDGVLCNEEGTPFFDHI; from the coding sequence ATGGATAATAATACAACAATCAGTTTTGAAAGCATGGATCTTTCCTCAGAGATCCTCCGCGCTGTCCAGGCCATGGGCTTTAAAGAGCCCTCCACCGTCCAGGCGAAGACGATTCCCCTGATGATGGAAGGCCAGGACATCAACGCCATTGCCCCGACAGGCACCGGCAAAACCTGCGCGTTCGGCATTCCCATGCTGGAATACGTCCAGCTCAAAGACAGCCGGGTGCAGGAGATCGTTCTTGCCCCCACCCGGGAACTGGCGCTGCAGATCGGTGAGGAGCTGACCAAGCTGGCAAAGTTTATTGACGGTGTACGGATTGCCGTTATCTACGGCGGACAGTCCATCTCCCGTCAGATCACCGCGCTCAAGCGCAAGCCGCAGATCGTCATCGCGACGCCTGGACGCCTGCTTGACCATATGCAGCGGGGCAACATCCGCCTGGACGCTGTTCACACCATGGTGCTGGATGAAGCGGATGAAATGCTGAACATGGGCTTTGTCAAAGATGTGACAAAGATCATCGAAGCCACCCCTTCCGACCGGCAGCTGGTACTTTTCTCCGCCACCACCAACCAGGATGTGCTGACCATTGCCTGGAAATACCAGCACGATCCGGTGGAGATCACCATCGAAGCCACAAAGGCTGACCGGCCCCAGATCACCCAGTATGTCATCGCCACCGAGCAGGACCAGAAGACGGATCACCTGCTCTACCTGCTGGACGCCGATGTCTACCAGCGGATCATGATCTTCTGCAATACCAAGTTCATGACCGACAAGCTCACCAGCCGCCTGGTGAAGGAAGGCTACAACGCCCAGTGCCTCCACGGGGATATCCCCCAGTCCAAGCGGAACACCGTCATGAACGATTTCAAGCGGGGCAAGTTCCCGATCCTTGTTTCCACGGACGTGGCCGCCCGCGGTATAGACGTGGATGATGTGGAGGCGGTCATCAACTATGACCTGCCCAACGAAAACGAATACTATCTTCACAGGATCGGCCGTACCGGCCGCGCCCACAAGCACGGCGTCAGCTTCTCCCTGGTCACCTTCAGGGAGAGCGTCCGCATGGATGAGATCCTGAAATACATGCTCACCGCGCCGACTCCCCTGAAGTTTGAGGATGGCGTGCTGTGCAATGAAGAAGGGACCCCCTTCTTCGACCATATCTGA
- a CDS encoding thymidine kinase, with product MAKLYFRYGAMGSSKTANAIMVQYNYGERHQKVLMVKPQLENRDGARIIRSRSGLETECVFAEELEGMDLTGYDCVIVDEAQFLTKAQVEYLVHIVDDLGIPVIAYGLRADFKGNFFEGSQWLMAWADTIEEVKTICWCGKKATCNARVIDGKVAREGEQIVLGGDESYVSLCRKHWRNGDLGPRNA from the coding sequence TTGGCTAAGCTTTATTTCCGATATGGCGCCATGGGTTCCAGCAAGACGGCGAACGCGATCATGGTGCAGTACAACTACGGGGAACGGCACCAGAAGGTGCTGATGGTCAAACCGCAATTGGAAAACCGTGACGGCGCGCGGATCATCCGGTCCCGGAGCGGACTGGAAACGGAATGTGTGTTCGCGGAGGAACTGGAAGGCATGGACCTGACAGGCTACGACTGCGTGATCGTGGACGAAGCCCAGTTCCTGACCAAGGCGCAGGTGGAGTACCTGGTCCATATTGTGGATGACCTGGGAATTCCGGTGATCGCCTACGGCCTGCGGGCGGACTTCAAGGGTAACTTCTTTGAGGGAAGCCAGTGGCTGATGGCCTGGGCAGACACCATTGAGGAAGTAAAGACGATCTGCTGGTGCGGCAAGAAGGCCACCTGCAACGCGCGGGTGATCGACGGCAAGGTAGCCCGGGAGGGCGAGCAGATCGTGCTGGGCGGGGATGAGAGCTATGTGTCCCTGTGCAGGAAGCACTGGAGAAACGGGGATCTGGGTCCCCGCAATGCATAA
- a CDS encoding L-ribulose-5-phosphate 4-epimerase, translating to MLEELKKQVYEANMLLPAYHLVTFTWGNVSGIDREKGLFVIKPSGVPYDELKLEDMVVIDLEGNKVEGDLNPSSDTPTHAELYRRFKDIGGVVHTHSRWATIWAQSGRDIPAYGTTHADYIYGNIPCCRDLTKEEVESAYELETGRVIASHFEDNGLNPNYVPCVLARHHGPFAWGKNAMEAVHNAVVLEEVAMMAWHTEALPETQPRMNLPEYVKEKHFMRKHGPNAYYGQKK from the coding sequence ATGCTGGAGGAACTGAAAAAGCAGGTTTATGAGGCCAACATGCTGCTGCCTGCCTATCATCTGGTAACCTTTACCTGGGGAAATGTTTCCGGGATCGACCGGGAAAAAGGACTGTTCGTCATCAAACCCAGCGGTGTACCCTATGATGAACTGAAGCTGGAAGACATGGTCGTCATTGACCTGGAAGGCAACAAAGTGGAAGGCGACCTGAATCCTTCCTCCGACACGCCGACCCACGCGGAACTGTACCGCCGCTTCAAGGATATCGGTGGTGTGGTGCACACCCATTCCCGCTGGGCGACCATCTGGGCCCAGAGCGGACGGGATATCCCTGCCTACGGCACGACCCACGCGGACTATATCTACGGCAACATTCCCTGCTGCCGGGACCTGACCAAAGAAGAGGTCGAAAGCGCCTATGAGCTGGAGACCGGGCGGGTGATCGCGTCCCATTTTGAAGACAACGGCCTGAACCCGAACTACGTGCCCTGCGTACTGGCAAGGCATCATGGTCCCTTTGCCTGGGGAAAGAACGCAATGGAAGCGGTGCATAACGCTGTTGTGCTGGAAGAGGTCGCCATGATGGCCTGGCACACGGAAGCGCTGCCTGAGACCCAGCCGCGTATGAACCTTCCTGAGTATGTGAAGGAGAAACATTTCATGCGGAAACACGGTCCGAACGCCTATTACGGCCAGAAAAAGTAA
- a CDS encoding ATP-dependent Clp protease ATP-binding subunit → MFGRFTQRAQQTLMLAQRIAAELQQPYVGTEHFLLALLKTGASVPEAVAARMNYESVVSELRAHLNEINDPQEPRNVRIELSPRAKKTLENSVLESHKLGQNYVTVEHIWLALLGNDDGVAGGLFRKAGVDLSAAREQLLRQMRENAGNEEAPRRMPGFPPFAPARGRNGNENGKGELEKYSRDLTAAAEKNELDPVIGRETEIQRIIQILIRRTKNNPVLIGEPGVGKSAVAEGLAQRIAQGNVPELLVGKRVMSLDIGSMVAGTKYRGEFEERLKNVMDELHKAGNILLFIDEIHTIIGAGATEGSLDAANILKPALSRGEIQCIGATTLDEYRKHIEKDAALERRFQPVMVGEPTAEETLSILYGLRDRYEAHHKVRITDEALAAAVKLSDRYIPDRYLPDKAIDLMDEAASRVRIAACTAPPDVREQEKRLEAVVIEKKEAISHQDFEKAAALRDQERNLHREIEEKRAEWNRSQSTARDTVTEEDIAQVVSQWTGIPVSRMTEQEAQRLVHLEETLHQRLIGQEEAVSAVARAIRRARAGLKDPKRPIGSFIFLGPTGVGKTELCRALGEAMFGDEDAVIRLDMSEYMEKHTVSRLVGSPPGYVGYEEGGQLTEAVRRKPYSVVLLDEVEKAHPDVFNMLLQILEDGRLTDNTGRVVSFKNTIVVMTSNAGAHVIGHGRAMGFGADQKGEARDYEAMKESVMKEVKEIFRPEFINRVDELIVFHSLNEEEIRKITELMLRQVADRLKEQEIILTWDKQVTEKLAKDGYDPKFGARPLRRLIQRTVEDTMSEELLEGHIQLGQEIRLTVKKDKIAVSVKPDKKKKADPEAAAAEPEKEENPVG, encoded by the coding sequence ATATTCGGACGTTTTACCCAGAGAGCACAGCAGACGCTGATGCTGGCCCAGCGGATCGCCGCAGAACTGCAGCAGCCCTATGTAGGGACAGAGCATTTCCTGCTGGCGCTGCTGAAAACAGGCGCTTCTGTTCCCGAAGCGGTTGCCGCCCGGATGAACTATGAGTCAGTGGTGTCCGAGCTGCGGGCCCATCTGAACGAGATCAATGATCCCCAGGAGCCCAGGAACGTGCGGATCGAACTGAGCCCCCGGGCCAAGAAGACCCTGGAAAACAGCGTACTGGAATCCCACAAGCTGGGACAGAACTATGTGACAGTGGAGCATATCTGGCTGGCACTGCTGGGAAATGACGACGGCGTGGCCGGCGGCCTGTTCCGGAAGGCAGGGGTAGATCTGTCCGCCGCCAGGGAGCAGCTGCTGCGCCAGATGCGCGAAAACGCGGGCAATGAAGAAGCACCCCGCAGGATGCCCGGCTTTCCGCCGTTTGCCCCTGCCCGGGGACGGAACGGCAATGAAAACGGGAAAGGCGAGCTGGAAAAATACAGCCGTGATCTGACTGCTGCCGCGGAAAAGAATGAACTGGATCCGGTCATCGGCCGTGAAACGGAGATCCAGCGGATCATCCAGATCCTGATCCGCCGTACCAAGAACAATCCGGTGCTGATCGGTGAGCCCGGCGTTGGCAAGAGCGCCGTGGCGGAAGGCCTGGCACAGCGCATTGCGCAGGGTAACGTACCGGAACTGCTGGTGGGAAAACGGGTGATGAGCCTGGATATCGGCAGCATGGTGGCCGGCACCAAGTACCGGGGCGAGTTTGAGGAACGGCTGAAGAACGTGATGGACGAGCTGCACAAGGCCGGAAACATTCTGCTGTTTATTGATGAGATTCATACGATCATCGGCGCGGGAGCAACCGAAGGCAGCCTGGACGCGGCGAATATTCTGAAGCCCGCGCTTTCCCGCGGGGAGATTCAGTGCATCGGCGCGACAACGCTGGACGAATACCGCAAGCATATCGAAAAGGACGCCGCCCTGGAACGCCGGTTCCAGCCGGTGATGGTGGGCGAGCCCACCGCGGAGGAAACCCTTTCCATCCTGTACGGTCTGCGGGACCGGTATGAGGCGCACCACAAGGTCAGGATCACGGATGAAGCGCTGGCCGCAGCGGTGAAGCTGTCTGACCGCTATATTCCCGACCGGTACCTGCCGGATAAGGCGATCGACCTGATGGACGAAGCCGCGAGCCGGGTCCGGATCGCAGCCTGCACGGCGCCGCCGGATGTACGGGAGCAGGAAAAACGCCTGGAAGCGGTAGTGATCGAAAAGAAGGAAGCTATCTCGCACCAGGACTTCGAAAAAGCTGCCGCCCTTCGGGACCAGGAACGGAACCTGCACCGGGAGATTGAGGAAAAGCGGGCAGAGTGGAACCGCTCCCAGAGTACCGCGCGGGATACCGTGACCGAAGAGGATATTGCCCAGGTGGTCAGCCAGTGGACCGGCATTCCGGTTTCCCGGATGACGGAACAGGAGGCACAACGCCTGGTTCACCTGGAAGAGACGCTGCATCAGCGTCTGATCGGCCAGGAAGAGGCAGTCAGCGCTGTGGCCAGGGCAATCCGCCGGGCACGGGCCGGACTGAAGGATCCGAAACGGCCTATCGGAAGCTTTATCTTCCTGGGGCCCACCGGTGTGGGTAAAACTGAACTGTGCCGCGCGCTGGGCGAGGCCATGTTCGGGGATGAGGATGCCGTGATCCGCCTGGATATGTCCGAGTATATGGAAAAGCATACCGTTTCCCGCCTGGTCGGCTCACCGCCCGGATATGTGGGCTATGAGGAAGGCGGCCAGCTGACGGAAGCGGTCCGCCGGAAGCCCTACAGCGTGGTGCTGCTGGACGAGGTGGAAAAGGCACATCCCGATGTGTTCAATATGCTGCTGCAGATCCTGGAGGACGGGCGGCTGACGGATAACACAGGCCGGGTGGTCTCCTTCAAGAACACGATCGTGGTGATGACGTCCAACGCCGGAGCCCATGTGATTGGTCACGGAAGGGCGATGGGTTTCGGGGCAGACCAGAAGGGTGAAGCCCGGGACTATGAGGCCATGAAGGAATCCGTGATGAAGGAGGTCAAGGAAATCTTCCGGCCGGAATTTATCAACCGGGTGGATGAACTGATCGTCTTCCACAGCCTGAACGAGGAAGAGATCCGCAAGATCACGGAGCTGATGCTCCGCCAGGTGGCTGACCGGCTGAAGGAACAGGAGATCATCCTGACCTGGGACAAGCAGGTAACGGAAAAACTGGCCAAGGACGGCTACGATCCCAAATTCGGCGCGCGTCCGCTGCGCAGGCTGATCCAGCGCACGGTGGAAGACACCATGAGCGAGGAACTGCTGGAAGGACATATCCAGCTTGGACAGGAAATCCGCCTGACGGTGAAGAAAGATAAGATCGCGGTCAGTGTGAAACCTGATAAGAAAAAGAAAGCAGATCCGGAAGCCGCCGCGGCTGAACCGGAAAAGGAGGAGAATCCGGTTGGCTAA
- the tuf gene encoding elongation factor Tu yields the protein MAKGHYERTKPHVNIGTIGHVDHGKTTLTAAITMTLAMKGEAQAMRYDEIDKAPEEKARGITINTAHVEYETAKRHYAHVDCPGHADYVKNMITGAAQMDGAILVVSAPDGPMPQTREHILLARQVGVPYIVVFMNKTDMMDDEELLELVEMEIRELLSSYDFPGDDIPIIKGSALKVLEYLQNGGTDVDNAPECKCIWELMDAVDSYIPEPERATDQPFLMPVEDVFSISGRGTVATGRVERGTVKVSDAVEIVGLMEKPRNTVVTGVEMFHKLLDQAEAGDNIGALLRGIQRNEVERGQVLAKPGSIHPHTHCIGQVYVLTKEEGGRHTPFFNGYRPQFYFRTTDVTGNIKLPDGVEMVMPGDNIDMEITLITPIAMEQGLRFAIREGGRTVGSGVVAKVIE from the coding sequence ATGGCTAAGGGACATTATGAACGGACAAAGCCCCATGTAAACATCGGCACCATCGGTCACGTTGACCATGGCAAGACCACCCTGACCGCCGCGATCACCATGACGCTGGCTATGAAGGGTGAAGCGCAGGCTATGCGCTATGACGAAATCGACAAGGCTCCGGAAGAAAAAGCGCGTGGAATCACCATCAACACCGCGCACGTTGAGTACGAGACCGCGAAGCGTCACTACGCTCACGTGGACTGCCCCGGCCACGCTGACTATGTTAAGAACATGATCACCGGTGCTGCCCAGATGGACGGCGCTATCCTGGTTGTGTCTGCTCCCGACGGCCCGATGCCCCAGACCCGTGAGCACATCCTGCTCGCCCGTCAGGTTGGCGTGCCCTACATCGTCGTGTTCATGAACAAGACCGACATGATGGATGACGAAGAGCTGCTGGAGCTGGTTGAAATGGAAATCCGTGAGCTGCTGAGCAGCTACGACTTCCCCGGCGACGACATCCCGATCATCAAGGGTTCTGCTCTGAAGGTTCTTGAGTACCTGCAGAACGGCGGCACCGACGTTGACAACGCTCCCGAGTGCAAGTGCATCTGGGAACTGATGGACGCTGTTGACAGCTACATTCCGGAACCGGAACGTGCTACCGACCAGCCCTTCCTGATGCCCGTTGAAGACGTGTTCTCCATTTCCGGCCGCGGCACCGTGGCCACCGGCCGTGTTGAGCGTGGTACCGTTAAGGTGTCTGACGCTGTTGAAATCGTCGGCCTGATGGAGAAGCCCCGTAACACCGTTGTTACCGGTGTTGAAATGTTCCACAAGCTGCTGGACCAGGCTGAAGCCGGCGACAACATCGGCGCGCTGCTGCGTGGTATCCAGAGGAACGAAGTCGAGCGCGGCCAGGTTCTGGCGAAGCCCGGCAGCATCCATCCCCACACCCACTGCATCGGCCAGGTGTACGTGCTGACCAAGGAAGAAGGCGGACGTCATACTCCCTTCTTCAACGGCTATCGTCCCCAGTTCTACTTCCGGACGACTGACGTTACCGGCAACATCAAGCTGCCCGACGGCGTGGAAATGGTGATGCCCGGCGATAACATCGACATGGAAATCACCCTGATCACCCCCATCGCTATGGAGCAGGGACTGCGCTTCGCTATCCGCGAAGGCGGCCGTACCGTTGGTTCCGGCGTTGTGGCCAAGGTCATTGAGTAA
- a CDS encoding AraC family transcriptional regulator, with translation MSEQRPDSSFCQAFECLHIDSAADGALFPVAPHSHYYTEVMLVRSGTCRVMRGTHPYVLNPGELLYIAPLIRHSVESADGKPVVYDIVKFSATRLREIPSYLSDLRSFSMDASHHHLQVHMKAEDVQFWHLDNIVKECIYESEQQGFAWDLQTRALIYLLITGLARFWLTNFGSLMQNPPEERDPILDIPAYIEQHISEPLRVEDLARRCSLSYPWFAKRFHEFFGLSCKQFIEHIRTETVEQYLVYSDLDLSEISSRTGYTDSSHMVKDFRRMTGMTPGQFRSVMKAQGRAPFTRISAQALPIHASKG, from the coding sequence TTGAGCGAACAGAGACCGGATTCATCTTTCTGCCAGGCCTTTGAGTGCCTTCATATTGACTCTGCCGCCGACGGCGCCCTTTTCCCTGTTGCGCCGCACAGTCATTATTATACAGAAGTCATGCTGGTGCGCAGCGGAACCTGCCGGGTGATGCGGGGAACTCATCCCTATGTGCTGAACCCGGGAGAACTGCTCTATATCGCTCCGCTGATCCGTCATTCGGTTGAATCCGCCGACGGCAAGCCGGTTGTTTATGACATCGTCAAATTCAGCGCCACGCGCCTGCGGGAGATTCCTTCCTACCTGTCTGACCTGCGTTCCTTCTCCATGGACGCTTCCCACCACCATCTCCAGGTTCATATGAAGGCTGAGGACGTTCAGTTCTGGCACCTGGACAACATAGTCAAGGAGTGTATCTATGAAAGTGAGCAGCAAGGATTTGCCTGGGATCTGCAGACCCGCGCCCTCATCTACCTGCTGATCACCGGCCTGGCCCGCTTCTGGCTGACCAACTTCGGATCCCTGATGCAGAACCCGCCGGAGGAACGGGATCCCATCCTGGATATTCCCGCCTATATTGAACAGCACATCTCCGAGCCGCTCCGCGTGGAAGACCTGGCCAGACGCTGTTCCCTCAGCTATCCCTGGTTCGCCAAGCGCTTCCATGAGTTCTTCGGGCTCAGCTGCAAGCAGTTCATTGAACATATCCGGACTGAGACTGTGGAACAGTACCTCGTCTATTCCGATCTGGACCTGTCTGAGATCAGCAGCCGGACCGGCTATACAGACAGCAGTCACATGGTCAAAGACTTCCGCCGGATGACCGGAATGACCCCCGGACAATTCCGTTCTGTGATGAAAGCTCAGGGGCGTGCACCCTTTACCCGGATTTCCGCTCAGGCGCTTCCGATTCACGCCTCAAAGGGTTGA
- a CDS encoding zinc-ribbon domain containing protein, with product MYEDKTLVCKDCGAEFVFTAGEQEFYAEKGFQNEPTRCKACRQARKASRAAGAPRQMYDAVCAECGKPTQVPFEPKEDRPVYCSECFAARRG from the coding sequence ATGTACGAAGACAAAACGCTGGTATGCAAAGACTGTGGCGCTGAGTTCGTTTTCACTGCCGGTGAACAGGAATTCTATGCCGAAAAGGGATTCCAGAACGAGCCCACCCGCTGCAAGGCCTGCCGTCAGGCGCGTAAGGCCAGCCGTGCTGCCGGCGCTCCGCGTCAGATGTACGACGCTGTTTGCGCGGAATGCGGAAAGCCCACCCAGGTTCCTTTCGAGCCCAAGGAGGACCGCCCCGTATACTGCAGTGAGTGCTTTGCCGCCCGCCGCGGGTAA
- a CDS encoding CtsR family transcriptional regulator encodes MRLSDSIEQFIKELLNEESTEVELKRNELAEYFGCAPSQINYVLATRFSPDHGYLTESRRGGGGYIRIVRVVQAGSQRLMYLVNDRIGDSLEEEECIRLISQLKEQRIVTADEAALMASSISSRALAVPVPDALKNAMRAKMMKSMLMTIAARNRK; translated from the coding sequence ATGCGTTTGAGTGATTCCATAGAGCAGTTTATCAAGGAGCTTCTGAATGAGGAATCCACGGAAGTGGAACTGAAGCGGAATGAACTGGCGGAATATTTCGGCTGCGCGCCGAGCCAGATTAACTATGTGCTGGCGACCCGCTTTTCCCCGGATCACGGATACCTGACTGAAAGCCGCAGGGGCGGCGGAGGATATATCCGGATCGTCCGGGTGGTTCAGGCCGGGTCACAGCGGCTGATGTACCTGGTGAATGACCGGATCGGGGACAGCCTGGAAGAGGAAGAATGCATCCGGCTGATCAGCCAGCTGAAGGAGCAGCGGATCGTAACAGCGGATGAGGCTGCCCTGATGGCTTCGTCTATCAGCAGCCGCGCGCTGGCTGTGCCGGTTCCTGACGCGCTGAAGAATGCCATGAGGGCAAAGATGATGAAATCCATGCTGATGACCATCGCGGCGAGAAACAGGAAATGA
- a CDS encoding TIGR03905 family TSCPD domain-containing protein has translation MFNYKCSGTCSTSIDLEIQDGIITFCRINNGCKGNTQGVAKLVVGRPAEEVAAQLEGIQCRGGTSCPDQLAKAIKSYHD, from the coding sequence ATGTTCAACTATAAGTGCAGCGGAACCTGTTCCACCTCCATCGACCTGGAGATTCAGGACGGCATCATCACTTTCTGCCGGATCAACAACGGCTGCAAGGGCAACACCCAGGGTGTGGCCAAGCTTGTTGTCGGCCGTCCTGCCGAAGAAGTCGCCGCTCAGCTCGAAGGCATTCAGTGCCGCGGCGGTACCTCCTGCCCTGACCAGCTCGCCAAAGCGATCAAATCATATCACGACTGA
- a CDS encoding serine hydrolase domain-containing protein — protein MDTILLEGLRFFTRDTAILEGVSAACGAGNRTALAMDGAVREDSVFDLASVTKLFTGLCTMKLNEEGLLDPGRPVFSYDPRFRFLKETTVWDLMTFAVTVRTPVRLDRCADRESAMEALFASTAAPHEDVRRIYSDIPAMILKYVLEAAAGMPFMDCVRKLVLEPAGMTETWALVPSERLKDCQCYDREHRIENGRWILREGWKAGVPHDPKAAVLQGDTGDLCGHAGLFSTRGDMVRFCRAVLDRKIVGEESLREMAVNRTGRRRANGAWTQFLGIQCYVRHPDQYYSEIPRYMGHRAFGIGGFTGNHVSVDPERNIFAVFLGNRVLNRLTVLVPEEGKGLTDYGLNPDGSGCFRWRDGEVIPSSVKYVHQKDGHFHKAIAETMNLEEIPFNSEFRIIKCLTGRETTID, from the coding sequence ATGGATACAATCCTCCTGGAAGGCCTGCGGTTCTTTACCCGGGACACGGCTATCCTGGAAGGTGTTTCCGCGGCATGCGGCGCCGGAAACAGAACAGCCCTGGCGATGGACGGAGCTGTCCGGGAGGACAGCGTTTTTGACCTGGCCAGCGTGACCAAGCTGTTTACGGGCCTGTGTACCATGAAACTGAATGAAGAAGGCCTGCTGGATCCCGGCAGGCCTGTTTTTTCATACGATCCGAGGTTCCGGTTCCTGAAGGAGACCACGGTGTGGGACCTGATGACCTTCGCGGTCACGGTCCGGACGCCTGTCCGCCTGGACAGGTGCGCCGACCGGGAAAGCGCCATGGAGGCGCTGTTTGCCTCCACAGCCGCGCCCCATGAGGATGTGCGCCGGATCTATTCCGATATTCCGGCGATGATCCTCAAGTATGTGCTGGAAGCGGCGGCCGGGATGCCTTTTATGGACTGTGTGCGAAAACTGGTCCTGGAGCCGGCGGGCATGACGGAAACCTGGGCTTTGGTTCCTTCGGAACGATTAAAGGACTGCCAGTGCTATGACCGGGAGCACCGGATCGAGAACGGGCGGTGGATCCTCCGGGAAGGATGGAAAGCCGGGGTGCCGCATGATCCCAAAGCGGCGGTGCTGCAGGGAGACACGGGCGACCTGTGCGGACACGCGGGGCTGTTTTCCACCCGCGGGGATATGGTGCGCTTCTGCCGGGCAGTGCTGGACCGGAAGATTGTCGGGGAGGAATCCCTGCGGGAGATGGCGGTCAACCGGACTGGACGGAGACGCGCGAACGGCGCATGGACGCAGTTCCTCGGCATTCAGTGCTATGTGCGCCATCCGGATCAGTACTATTCGGAGATCCCACGGTATATGGGACATCGGGCATTTGGCATCGGCGGATTTACGGGAAACCATGTATCCGTGGATCCGGAGCGGAACATTTTTGCGGTGTTCCTGGGAAACCGGGTGCTGAACCGGCTGACGGTCCTGGTACCGGAGGAAGGAAAAGGACTCACGGACTACGGGTTGAACCCGGACGGAAGCGGATGCTTCCGCTGGCGGGACGGAGAAGTGATTCCTTCCTCGGTGAAATATGTGCACCAGAAAGACGGACACTTTCATAAAGCAATTGCGGAAACGATGAATCTCGAAGAGATTCCATTTAATTCAGAATTCAGAATTATAAAATGTCTGACCGGCCGGGAAACAACCATCGATTAA
- a CDS encoding amino acid kinase family protein, producing the protein MDYQFDLVGKIGSMALIRQEDRDIDYNIFSRIGSELKPGMIWVTSGATEIGRLDYIKRTGCELSGDPDQDKADYAAQGQTILMQNYRQFIPPEYGIRQILVEHTHFNDPEKSEHIRALLIRAARQKTIPIVNYNDPVSDEENRKMELAARREKGEEVHECVDNDETAAVIAGLVKAKTLVLMTSTEGIYQDRRDPNTLVRDVIGKTYEEVERKVRELQNACIGASRAGANGARAKLEYALSCVKGGTTVIIGHARHRLSDLKEGRVPCTRIGVDA; encoded by the coding sequence ATGGATTATCAGTTTGACCTGGTGGGCAAGATCGGCAGCATGGCGCTGATCCGGCAGGAAGACCGGGATATTGACTACAACATTTTTTCCAGGATCGGATCGGAACTGAAGCCCGGCATGATCTGGGTTACCAGCGGCGCGACGGAGATCGGCCGCCTGGACTATATCAAGCGGACCGGATGTGAACTGAGCGGAGATCCGGACCAGGATAAAGCAGACTACGCTGCCCAGGGGCAGACCATCCTGATGCAGAACTACCGGCAGTTTATTCCGCCGGAATACGGTATCCGCCAGATCCTGGTGGAGCACACACATTTCAACGACCCGGAAAAGAGCGAGCATATCCGCGCGCTGCTGATCCGTGCCGCACGGCAGAAAACCATTCCGATCGTGAACTATAACGACCCGGTATCCGACGAGGAAAACCGGAAGATGGAACTGGCTGCCCGGCGGGAAAAGGGCGAGGAAGTTCACGAGTGCGTGGATAACGATGAAACCGCCGCGGTGATCGCGGGCCTGGTGAAGGCGAAGACGCTGGTGCTGATGACTTCCACGGAAGGCATTTACCAGGACCGGCGGGATCCGAACACGCTGGTGCGTGACGTGATCGGCAAAACCTACGAAGAAGTGGAACGCAAGGTGCGGGAACTGCAGAATGCCTGCATCGGTGCCAGCCGCGCCGGGGCGAACGGTGCCCGGGCCAAGCTGGAATACGCGCTGAGCTGCGTGAAGGGCGGAACCACCGTGATTATCGGTCATGCCCGCCACCGGCTGAGCGACCTGAAAGAGGGAAGGGTGCCCTGTACCCGAATCGGTGTGGATGCCTGA